The region ACGATCTTCGGTTACGAAAGCTAATCCATTTTCAATAGCTTCTTTTGGTTTTTTGTGAAAGGTTTTCTTTTGATCAATTTCTAAGTTATAGGTGCTGTTTGTTGAGTGCATGCCAAACAAAGTTTCTAAAAGTTCGGTTCTGCCGGCTCCCATTAAACCAAATATTCCTAAAATTTCTCCTTTTTTTAATTCAAAAGAAATATCATGAAGAAGTTTTCTTTTTTTATCATTAGGATGGATAAGGTTGAGGTTATCGACTTTTAAAACAATATTTTTAGATTGATTTTGAGCGCATTTTTTATCAATAAGCACATCACGGCCTACCATTTTCCGAATCAACTCGTTCTCGGTAGTATTTTTCATTTCTCCCTCATCTATACTGTTTCCATCTCTTAAAACAGTGTAATTTTCGGCGATTTTGAACAATTCATCCATTTTATGAGAAATGTAGACAATCGTTTTGTTTTCTTTTTTTAATTCATAAATAATGCGGTGGAGATTGTCTATTTCTTTGTCGCTTAGGGCAGAAGTGGGTTCATCCATTAAAATAACATCAGCATTGCAGAGCAGGGCTTTTGCAATTTCAATTAATTGTTGTTCTCCTACTTTTAAATGCTGCACCAAGGTTTTTGGGGAAACGTTCAATTGAATTTTTTCAAAAATGCGTTTGGCTTCCATTTCCATTTTTGCAGCATCTAAAATCCCTAGCGGCGTTAAAATTTCTCTTCCTAAAAACAAATTTTGTGTTACGCTGAGCTCAGGAATTAGATTTAGTTCCTGATGAATAATGGCAATACCTGCATTTTGTGCATCTTTTATATTCGAAAAAGAAACGGTTTGTCCATTCAATTTAATTTCGCCATCATATTCGGTGTAAACGCCTGTCAAAATTTTTAAGAGCGTAGACTTTCCTGCACCATTTTCTCCCAATATAGCATTGACTTTTCCAGGGTAAAATTTAAAATTAACCTGATTAAGCGCTTTTACCCCTGGAAATTCTTTCGATATGTTTATTGCTTGTAACAATTTACTGAAGTTTAATTTGTGAAGGAATAATTAAGAGGTCAGTAAACAAAGTTTGTTTTTTGCTCAATTTAACCGCCCCCGAAAATGAAATGCTGTCGCCTAATTTTACAGTTTTGATTTCTTTTGGAATAACTTCATTTCGAACAATCTCATTTAAGCTCTCGGACACTTTGTTGAATTGTGCATTGGTCTTAAAATCGGTTAGTTTTACTAAACCTGAAGCATCTCTTAAATCATTTCCGAAAATGTATTTGGTATCAATGAAAACAACACCGTTTTTTTCATCAGCAACGGTATAAATGCCATCTTTGATGTCGATGATTTTTCCGGTGCTTTTAATCATAAAATAGGCTGAATTTCCGATGCCTAATCTATTTCCATAGCTTTTAAAAGCCTCTTTTTGATCTTTTTTTACAGAAGCAATTAAACTGGTTAAAGGAATTGTCTTTTTACTTTTCAAAATACCTTTATAATAGATGGAATCTGCATACGCTTTAAAATCAAAAGATTCCTTTTGGGCTTTTTTTACATCACTCAGTTTTTTGAAATAAACAGAATTATAAGCTAAAAAAGCTATTACAAGAAAGGCTAAAATATAAATATACTTTTTTTTCATCGCTAATAGTCTTTTATATTTGATGCATTGACCAGTTCAACTTCTACAGGGACTCTTTGAGGGAATATTTTTCTTCCTTTAAAATACTCATCTGCAAATTCTACTGCTGTCTGAGCCATTACTTTAGGATATTGCATTCCTGTAGCTGCGATTTTCTTTTCTCTAATTTTTTCAATTACATCTCCGGCTCCGTCAAATCCAAAAATTTTGACTTTATATTCTTTTCCTGTTGCCTGCAATGCTTGAAAAGCTCCCATTGCCATGGCATCATTACCGCAAAAAACAGCATCAATATCAGGATTTGCCTGCATGATCGTTTCTAAAACTTCCATCGCTTTAGTACGGTCGAAATTGCCGCTTTGCTGTGCCACCATTTTTAAATTGGGGAAATTATCGACAACAGAATGAAATCCTTTTGATCTCGCCCAAGTGTTATTGTCGCCTACAAGTCCTAAGATTTCGACATACTTTCCTTTTTCTTTTAATTCTTTTACAAACTCAATTCCGATAGAAACACAGCCTGAATAGTTG is a window of Flavobacterium crocinum DNA encoding:
- a CDS encoding sugar ABC transporter ATP-binding protein encodes the protein MLQAINISKEFPGVKALNQVNFKFYPGKVNAILGENGAGKSTLLKILTGVYTEYDGEIKLNGQTVSFSNIKDAQNAGIAIIHQELNLIPELSVTQNLFLGREILTPLGILDAAKMEMEAKRIFEKIQLNVSPKTLVQHLKVGEQQLIEIAKALLCNADVILMDEPTSALSDKEIDNLHRIIYELKKENKTIVYISHKMDELFKIAENYTVLRDGNSIDEGEMKNTTENELIRKMVGRDVLIDKKCAQNQSKNIVLKVDNLNLIHPNDKKRKLLHDISFELKKGEILGIFGLMGAGRTELLETLFGMHSTNSTYNLEIDQKKTFHKKPKEAIENGLAFVTEDRKTEGLVLGMDISSNISLTNLPVSGFLNQLKEKNSSKNYIEKLRIKTPSEMQLCQNLSGGNQQKVVLAKWLATNPQILMMDEPTRGIDINAKSEIYNLIKELAADHMSILLVSSEIPEILALSDRILVMAEGKIKASYLAADATEDNLLKSALPD
- a CDS encoding DUF2291 domain-containing protein, yielding MKKKYIYILAFLVIAFLAYNSVYFKKLSDVKKAQKESFDFKAYADSIYYKGILKSKKTIPLTSLIASVKKDQKEAFKSYGNRLGIGNSAYFMIKSTGKIIDIKDGIYTVADEKNGVVFIDTKYIFGNDLRDASGLVKLTDFKTNAQFNKVSESLNEIVRNEVIPKEIKTVKLGDSISFSGAVKLSKKQTLFTDLLIIPSQIKLQ
- a CDS encoding D-ribose ABC transporter substrate-binding protein, encoding MKIKQLSLVIVLMVLILGCSSKEKAEKPKIAVVVSTLNNPWFVMLAESAAENARKLGYEAKIFDSQNNPAVESDNFENLISSGYDAILLNPTDSDGSISSILKAKTAGIPVFCMDREVNADDAATSQILSDNYSGCVSIGIEFVKELKEKGKYVEILGLVGDNNTWARSKGFHSVVDNFPNLKMVAQQSGNFDRTKAMEVLETIMQANPDIDAVFCGNDAMAMGAFQALQATGKEYKVKIFGFDGAGDVIEKIREKKIAATGMQYPKVMAQTAVEFADEYFKGRKIFPQRVPVEVELVNASNIKDY